A window from Synechococcus sp. RSCCF101 encodes these proteins:
- a CDS encoding nitrate reductase associated protein yields MDQASHCFAFELDFVSGWRCIPLCLRRKLDLAGVKLKLGHWIELPREERQRLVDWDDSPASLQELRAFLRERTACLADGQARDLPPAKAEPWQQEQTVPDWVRSSASTCGEVIGDQDWQQLTELQRFALCKLARPGHDHHNLGPALREFLPPAAPEPPPP; encoded by the coding sequence ATGGATCAGGCCAGCCACTGCTTCGCCTTCGAGCTCGACTTCGTCTCCGGCTGGCGCTGCATCCCCCTCTGCCTGCGGCGCAAGCTGGATCTGGCCGGGGTGAAGCTCAAGCTGGGCCACTGGATCGAGCTGCCCCGGGAGGAGCGCCAGAGGCTGGTGGACTGGGACGACTCCCCTGCGTCGCTGCAGGAGCTGCGGGCCTTCCTCAGAGAGCGCACCGCCTGTCTGGCCGATGGGCAGGCCAGGGATCTCCCCCCGGCGAAGGCCGAGCCCTGGCAGCAGGAGCAGACCGTGCCGGACTGGGTGCGGAGCTCCGCCTCGACCTGCGGCGAAGTCATCGGCGATCAGGACTGGCAGCAGTTGACGGAGCTGCAGCGCTTCGCGCTCTGCAAGCTGGCCCGCCCGGGCCACGACCACCACAATCTCGGACCTGCCCTCAGGGAGTTTCTGCCGCCGGCAGCACCTGAACCGCCGCCGCCTTGA
- a CDS encoding molybdopterin oxidoreductase family protein → MPDAPAPRSQCPYCGVGCGLELLPPAAKGRATRRAEDGTPIWGARGDRAHPSTAGQVCVKGATVTQTLDGERLRQPLYRSSLDEPFQPVSWEQAIDRIVDQLQRTLASKGPEAIAAYGSGQFHTEDYYLAQKLFKGALGTNNFDANSRLCMSSAVAGYARSLGSDGPPCCYEDLDLCDAAFLVGTNTAECHPVLFQRLIKRRRGLLTASGPKLVVVDPRRTETARAADLHLAIRPGTDLVLLHGLAHLLLRQSSVDYEFLENATEGFFSYARLVQEWTPRRVARLCGIREKDLREAARIWARSKAVLSLWSMGVNQSVEGTATVAGLINLHLLTGQICGPGCGPFSLTGQPNAMGGREAGGLSHLLPGYRSVGDAEHRRQLEQAWGLPEGQIASSPGLSAWQQVEAMAEGRLDVWWVAATNPLVSMPNLERVRQAMRRCPLVIVSDAYAGTETAAFAHLVLPAAQWSEKEGVMTNSERRVTLCPAFRPAPGAARPDWQVFAEVGRRLGYEEQFSYGSAAEVYDEFAALTAGRLCDVSGLSHGLLREQGPQQWPHPRGAEPSSGSSRLYGDAVFPTPTGRARLIAEQPMGLAEPPDDDYPLVLTVGRYLGHWHTMTRTRQVPRLQGMHPQPLLEIHPEDARKVGLADGALACIRSRRGSLTAVASLDERIRPGLVFLPMHWGASQETPCEANALMHEQACPRSGQPELKAAAVQVLPAAETP, encoded by the coding sequence ATGCCTGACGCCCCCGCGCCCCGCTCCCAGTGCCCCTACTGCGGAGTGGGCTGTGGCCTCGAGCTGCTTCCGCCCGCCGCCAAGGGGCGGGCGACGCGGCGGGCCGAGGACGGAACACCGATCTGGGGCGCCCGCGGGGACCGGGCCCACCCCTCCACGGCGGGTCAGGTGTGTGTGAAGGGGGCCACGGTCACCCAGACCCTGGATGGGGAGCGGCTGCGGCAGCCGCTCTACCGATCCAGCCTCGATGAGCCGTTCCAGCCCGTGAGCTGGGAGCAGGCGATCGATCGGATCGTGGACCAGCTGCAGCGGACCCTCGCCAGCAAGGGGCCCGAGGCCATCGCCGCCTACGGCTCCGGTCAGTTCCACACCGAGGACTACTACCTGGCCCAGAAGCTGTTCAAGGGAGCGCTGGGCACCAACAATTTCGATGCCAACTCCCGCTTGTGCATGAGTTCGGCCGTGGCCGGCTACGCCCGCAGCCTCGGCTCCGACGGACCTCCCTGCTGTTACGAGGATCTCGACCTCTGCGATGCGGCCTTCCTGGTCGGCACGAACACCGCCGAGTGCCATCCGGTGCTGTTCCAGCGCCTGATCAAGCGGCGGCGCGGCCTGCTGACGGCGTCCGGTCCGAAGCTGGTGGTGGTGGATCCGCGCCGCACCGAAACCGCCCGCGCCGCCGATCTGCACCTGGCGATCCGCCCCGGTACCGATCTGGTGCTGCTGCACGGCCTGGCCCATCTGCTGCTGCGCCAGTCCTCGGTCGACTACGAGTTCCTGGAGAACGCCACCGAGGGCTTCTTCAGCTACGCCCGCCTGGTGCAGGAGTGGACCCCCCGGCGCGTCGCCCGGCTCTGCGGCATCCGGGAGAAGGATCTGCGCGAGGCGGCGCGGATCTGGGCCCGCTCCAAGGCGGTGCTCAGCCTCTGGTCGATGGGGGTGAACCAGTCCGTGGAGGGCACCGCCACGGTGGCCGGACTGATCAATCTGCACCTGCTGACCGGCCAGATCTGCGGTCCGGGCTGCGGTCCGTTCTCCCTCACCGGCCAGCCCAACGCGATGGGAGGCCGGGAAGCCGGCGGCCTCAGCCACCTGCTGCCCGGCTACCGGAGCGTCGGGGACGCCGAGCACCGGCGCCAGCTGGAGCAGGCCTGGGGGCTGCCTGAAGGCCAGATCGCCTCCAGCCCGGGCCTGAGCGCCTGGCAGCAGGTGGAGGCCATGGCCGAGGGCCGGCTCGATGTCTGGTGGGTGGCCGCCACCAATCCGCTGGTGAGCATGCCGAATCTCGAGCGGGTGCGGCAGGCGATGCGCCGCTGCCCTCTGGTGATCGTGAGCGATGCCTATGCCGGCACCGAGACGGCGGCCTTCGCCCACCTGGTGCTGCCGGCGGCCCAGTGGAGCGAGAAGGAGGGGGTGATGACCAACTCCGAGCGCCGGGTCACCCTCTGCCCGGCCTTCCGGCCGGCCCCCGGCGCCGCCCGCCCCGACTGGCAGGTGTTCGCCGAGGTGGGTCGGCGGCTGGGATACGAGGAGCAGTTCAGCTACGGCTCCGCCGCGGAGGTGTACGACGAGTTCGCCGCCCTCACCGCCGGACGGCTCTGTGATGTGTCGGGGCTGAGCCATGGGCTGCTGCGCGAGCAGGGCCCGCAGCAGTGGCCCCATCCCCGCGGCGCCGAACCCTCCAGCGGCTCCAGCCGCCTCTACGGCGACGCCGTGTTTCCCACCCCGACGGGCCGGGCCCGGCTCATCGCCGAGCAGCCCATGGGGCTGGCGGAGCCTCCGGATGACGACTATCCCCTGGTGCTCACCGTCGGCCGCTATCTGGGCCACTGGCACACCATGACCCGCACCCGCCAGGTGCCACGCCTGCAGGGGATGCATCCGCAGCCGCTGCTGGAGATCCATCCGGAGGATGCCCGGAAGGTGGGCCTCGCCGACGGTGCGCTGGCCTGCATCCGTTCCCGCCGCGGATCGCTCACCGCCGTCGCCTCGCTCGATGAGCGCATCCGTCCCGGGCTGGTGTTCCTGCCGATGCACTGGGGGGCCAGCCAGGAGACACCGTGCGAGGCCAATGCCCTGATGCACGAGCAGGCCTGCCCCCGCTCCGGTCAGCCCGAGCTCAAGGCGGCGGCGGTTCAGGTGCTGCCGGCGGCAGAAACTCCCTGA